The following are from one region of the Hymenobacter sp. YIM 151858-1 genome:
- a CDS encoding DJ-1/PfpI family protein has translation MKHITILVPKGAILGSIEGPRLVFSEVNALMQRMGKPPLFQIQLVGLAHDTPVCGGLYQVHTDLLTSDVERTDLVVIPAIDGDLRQALEDNRDFIPWIIGQYKRGAEVASLCVGAFLLASTGLIKGRQCTTHWAAASYFRAMFPDV, from the coding sequence ATGAAACACATAACCATCCTGGTTCCTAAGGGAGCCATCCTAGGAAGCATCGAAGGGCCCCGGCTGGTGTTCTCGGAGGTAAATGCCTTGATGCAGCGCATGGGCAAACCGCCGTTGTTTCAGATTCAGCTGGTGGGCCTCGCGCACGACACGCCCGTGTGCGGCGGCCTGTACCAAGTGCACACCGATTTACTGACTTCCGACGTGGAGCGCACCGATTTGGTGGTAATCCCGGCCATTGACGGTGACCTACGGCAGGCGCTTGAGGACAATCGCGACTTCATCCCCTGGATCATCGGCCAGTACAAGCGCGGCGCCGAGGTGGCTAGCCTCTGCGTAGGCGCCTTTCTGCTCGCTTCCACGGGGCTGATTAAAGGGCGGCAGTGCACCACGCACTGGGCGGCGGCCAGCTACTTCCGGGCCATGTTTCCCGATGTGTAG
- a CDS encoding DoxX family protein — translation MKAKATTALYYATTLLFSAFMLMAGIMELLQGPEGREIMRHLGYPEHVLLVLGAGKVLGALALVQNRYATLKEWAYAGFTFNFLGACAARAAAHDSTMLIVSPLLFLSFMGLSYLLWKKRQGQRLQSALVADATPAAQLAVA, via the coding sequence ATGAAAGCCAAAGCCACTACCGCCCTTTACTACGCCACCACCCTGCTGTTTTCGGCCTTTATGCTGATGGCCGGCATCATGGAGCTGCTGCAAGGCCCCGAGGGCCGCGAGATAATGCGCCACCTAGGCTACCCCGAGCACGTGCTGCTGGTGCTGGGCGCAGGCAAAGTTCTCGGCGCGCTGGCCCTGGTGCAAAACCGCTACGCTACCCTGAAAGAGTGGGCGTATGCGGGCTTCACCTTCAACTTCCTAGGTGCGTGCGCTGCCCGCGCCGCCGCCCACGACAGCACCATGCTCATCGTGTCGCCGCTGCTGTTCCTGAGCTTTATGGGCCTGAGCTACCTGCTTTGGAAAAAGCGGCAAGGCCAACGCTTACAGTCGGCTCTGGTGGCTGATGCTACTCCGGCTGCCCAGCTAGCCGTGGCCTAA
- a CDS encoding dihydrofolate reductase family protein: MRKVVISEFLTLDGVMEEPRWTLEYFGAEEGQFKLHEMMTADDLLLGRVTYEGFSAAWPSRTDEDGYAERINTMPKHLVTTTLTEGPWQNTHIVADNLAEYVTRLKQQPGQDILVFGSGQLVKTLMQHNLVDEYRLMVFPVVVGKGQRLFQEGSTANLKLISSKAHPSGVTVLTYAPAPQQKEASQS, translated from the coding sequence ATGAGAAAAGTAGTTATATCGGAGTTCTTGACCCTCGACGGCGTAATGGAAGAACCGCGTTGGACGCTGGAGTACTTCGGCGCGGAAGAAGGCCAGTTTAAGCTGCACGAAATGATGACCGCCGACGACCTGCTGCTCGGCCGCGTTACCTACGAAGGCTTCTCCGCCGCCTGGCCCAGCCGCACCGACGAAGACGGCTACGCCGAGCGCATCAACACCATGCCCAAGCACCTGGTAACTACTACCCTGACCGAAGGCCCGTGGCAGAACACGCACATCGTCGCCGATAACCTGGCTGAGTACGTTACCCGCCTGAAGCAGCAGCCCGGCCAGGATATTCTGGTGTTCGGCAGCGGCCAGCTGGTGAAAACCCTGATGCAGCACAACCTCGTGGACGAATACCGCCTGATGGTGTTCCCGGTGGTGGTAGGCAAAGGCCAGCGCCTCTTCCAGGAAGGCAGCACCGCCAACCTAAAACTGATCAGCTCCAAAGCCCACCCCTCCGGCGTAACTGTACTCACCTACGCCCCCGCCCCGCAGCAGAAAGAAGCCAGCCAAAGCTAG
- a CDS encoding cysteine desulfurase-like protein → MTHASILSIRSHFPALQPDAIRPPYIFFDGPGGTQMSRQALDAMVAYITGGMANLHGTFPTSVGTDALLDEGRQAVADLLNCEPQEVAFGQNMTSLAFAIARGLAGFINPGDEVVVTELDHRANVDPWVTLAKDRGAVVQFIPVNPETYTLELDDLGSLITERTKLVAVGMSSNVTGTVTPVERIIARAKEVGALTVIDAVHAVPHLPIDFRALGADVLLCSAYKFFGPHLGVAVVSAELFEKLAVYKLAPAPTEIPHKLETGTQNHEGIAGLIGALEFVQALGEGSTRKARLRSGLEAIDAYEQELAQELEDFLLSLPQVRLYRAPAGTRKTPTLAFTIEGRNSREVAAWFAKRHHMCIADGHFYASTLADKLAVGPQGGWVRIGLAPYNTAEEVEQFKAALQEFLAE, encoded by the coding sequence ATGACCCACGCATCCATTCTCTCGATTCGTTCGCACTTTCCGGCCCTGCAGCCCGACGCCATTCGCCCGCCCTACATCTTCTTCGACGGGCCGGGCGGCACCCAAATGTCGCGGCAGGCACTCGATGCCATGGTAGCTTACATCACGGGCGGCATGGCCAACCTGCACGGCACCTTCCCGACGAGCGTGGGCACCGATGCCCTGCTCGACGAAGGCCGCCAAGCCGTAGCCGACCTGCTGAATTGCGAACCTCAGGAAGTGGCCTTCGGCCAGAACATGACTTCGCTGGCTTTTGCCATTGCGCGCGGCCTGGCCGGCTTCATCAACCCCGGCGACGAGGTGGTAGTAACCGAGCTCGACCACCGCGCCAACGTTGATCCGTGGGTAACGCTGGCCAAGGACCGCGGCGCCGTGGTGCAGTTCATCCCCGTCAACCCCGAAACCTACACCCTGGAGCTAGACGACCTAGGCAGCCTCATCACGGAGCGCACCAAGCTGGTGGCCGTGGGCATGTCGTCGAACGTGACGGGCACGGTTACGCCCGTGGAGCGCATCATTGCCCGCGCCAAGGAGGTAGGTGCCCTCACGGTGATTGATGCCGTGCACGCCGTGCCGCACCTGCCCATCGATTTCCGCGCCCTAGGTGCCGATGTGCTCTTGTGCTCGGCCTACAAGTTCTTCGGGCCGCACCTGGGCGTGGCGGTGGTTTCGGCCGAGCTGTTCGAGAAGCTGGCCGTGTACAAGCTGGCTCCGGCGCCTACCGAAATTCCGCACAAGCTGGAAACCGGCACCCAAAACCACGAAGGCATTGCCGGCCTCATTGGTGCCTTGGAGTTTGTGCAGGCCCTAGGTGAGGGCAGTACCCGCAAGGCGCGGCTACGCTCAGGCCTCGAAGCCATTGATGCCTACGAGCAGGAGCTGGCCCAGGAACTTGAAGATTTCCTGCTTTCGCTGCCGCAGGTGCGCTTGTACCGGGCACCTGCCGGCACGCGCAAAACGCCCACGCTGGCGTTTACCATCGAAGGCCGCAACTCGCGCGAGGTAGCCGCTTGGTTTGCCAAGCGCCACCACATGTGCATCGCCGATGGGCACTTCTACGCTTCCACATTGGCCGATAAGCTGGCTGTAGGTCCGCAGGGTGGTTGGGTGCGCATCGGCCTGGCGCCGTACAACACGGCCGAGGAAGTGGAGCAGTTTAAAGCCGCGCTGCAGGAGTTTTTGGCTGAGTAG
- a CDS encoding aminotransferase class IV → MNPALYAYLRGNFVPLDQAFLHVSDLAIQRGYGIFDFLKVQDGHPLFLDQYLDRFYHSAALMEMAVPLPRPALVAVLHELIGRNNLPLSGIKLLLTGGYSSSGYEPPAEPNLIITQQPITLPTAEQLARGLRVISHEYVREFPAAKTINYTMGIRLLKRLQALGADEVLYHQQGVVTEFPRANFFIVREDDTVVTPAANVLAGITRRNILGLSGRPYQVEEGLVTLHDVRQAKEAFLTSTTKLVMPVVQLDDHVIGSGQPGRVTLDLLYALTQLEQQQLTQSYA, encoded by the coding sequence ATGAATCCGGCCCTTTACGCATACCTGCGCGGTAACTTTGTGCCGCTCGATCAGGCCTTTCTGCACGTCAGCGACCTGGCCATTCAGCGGGGCTACGGCATCTTCGATTTCCTGAAGGTGCAAGACGGCCACCCGCTGTTCCTCGACCAGTACCTCGACCGTTTTTACCACTCGGCCGCGCTGATGGAAATGGCCGTGCCGCTGCCGCGCCCCGCGCTGGTGGCGGTGCTGCACGAGCTCATCGGGCGCAACAACCTGCCGCTCTCGGGCATCAAGCTGCTGCTCACGGGCGGGTACTCCAGCAGCGGCTACGAGCCGCCCGCCGAGCCCAACCTCATCATCACGCAGCAGCCCATTACGCTGCCCACGGCCGAGCAGCTGGCGCGCGGCCTGCGGGTAATCAGCCACGAGTACGTGCGCGAGTTTCCGGCAGCCAAAACCATTAACTACACCATGGGCATCAGGCTGCTGAAGCGCCTGCAAGCCCTAGGTGCCGACGAGGTGCTGTACCACCAGCAGGGCGTAGTAACGGAGTTTCCGCGAGCCAACTTCTTCATCGTGCGCGAAGATGACACCGTGGTTACGCCCGCCGCCAACGTGCTGGCCGGCATCACGCGGCGCAACATTCTGGGTTTGTCGGGGCGGCCGTACCAGGTGGAAGAAGGCCTTGTAACCTTGCACGACGTACGCCAGGCCAAAGAAGCTTTCCTGACGAGCACCACCAAACTGGTAATGCCCGTAGTGCAGCTCGACGACCACGTAATTGGCAGCGGCCAGCCCGGCCGCGTCACCCTCGATTTACTTTACGCCCTCACGCAGCTCGAACAACAGCAGCTGACGCAATCCTACGCATGA
- a CDS encoding DUF2268 domain-containing protein: protein MRQVLLPLTLTLTSTLGYAQHTLKFDSLNSKGQEQYRAQQYEASARTYELALRAPGITPRHKATVYYNLACDYGLLNNAPDALKNAQKAVAAGYANAANMEHDTDLKVLHSHKAWPKLLAEVRKAEEKKKVRRVQDIKLVTTDIDNFWPAYAKAKADTANAAAIFQREYFSKASIGLQDYYAYKIRNAQTFARRVLARPQYYASIQATMNSIAAQKPQMLAAFQKFQDLYPAAYFQHIYFVVGGFSAGGTVSDAGLLIGADQTANGPGVDTSELNLLQRNRNGMVTEMPTLLLHELIHSNQGPQDGTLLSYTINEGMADFIAELVTGTLGNNARLHVYGNAHEKELWEAFKKEMGGRDASNWIANGRQETPEKPCDLGYYVGYKICQAYYNKAADKKKAVADILNIRDAKAFLAASGYEEDLARR from the coding sequence ATGCGCCAAGTCCTCTTACCGCTTACCCTTACGCTTACCTCCACCCTGGGCTATGCCCAACACACCCTCAAGTTTGATTCGCTGAACAGCAAAGGCCAGGAGCAATACCGCGCCCAGCAGTACGAAGCCTCGGCCCGCACCTACGAGCTGGCGCTACGCGCACCGGGCATTACGCCCCGCCACAAGGCTACCGTGTACTACAACCTGGCCTGCGACTATGGCCTGCTCAACAACGCCCCGGACGCCCTGAAGAACGCCCAAAAAGCCGTGGCTGCCGGCTACGCCAACGCCGCCAACATGGAGCACGATACCGACCTGAAGGTGCTGCACTCCCATAAAGCTTGGCCGAAGCTACTAGCCGAGGTGCGCAAAGCCGAGGAGAAAAAGAAGGTGCGGCGCGTGCAGGACATTAAGCTGGTTACCACCGATATCGACAACTTCTGGCCGGCCTACGCCAAAGCCAAAGCCGATACGGCCAACGCCGCGGCCATCTTCCAGCGCGAGTACTTCAGCAAGGCTTCCATCGGCCTGCAGGATTACTACGCCTACAAAATCCGCAACGCCCAAACCTTTGCCCGGCGCGTGCTGGCGCGGCCGCAGTACTACGCCTCCATTCAGGCCACCATGAACTCCATTGCGGCCCAGAAACCGCAGATGCTGGCCGCCTTTCAGAAGTTCCAGGACTTGTACCCGGCGGCGTACTTCCAGCACATTTACTTCGTGGTGGGCGGGTTTTCGGCGGGCGGCACCGTGTCGGATGCCGGACTGCTGATCGGGGCCGACCAGACGGCTAACGGGCCGGGCGTGGACACCTCCGAGCTGAACCTGCTGCAGCGCAACCGCAACGGCATGGTTACCGAAATGCCGACCCTGCTGCTGCACGAGCTCATCCACAGCAACCAAGGCCCGCAAGACGGCACGCTGCTGAGCTACACCATCAACGAAGGCATGGCCGATTTTATAGCCGAGCTGGTAACGGGTACGCTCGGCAACAACGCCCGCCTGCATGTGTACGGCAACGCCCACGAGAAAGAGCTGTGGGAGGCGTTTAAGAAAGAAATGGGAGGCCGCGATGCCAGCAACTGGATTGCCAACGGCCGCCAGGAAACGCCCGAGAAGCCTTGCGACCTAGGCTACTACGTGGGCTACAAAATTTGTCAGGCCTACTACAACAAGGCCGCCGACAAAAAGAAAGCCGTGGCCGATATCCTGAATATCCGCGACGCGAAAGCCTTTCTGGCGGCCAGCGGCTACGAAGAAGATTTGGCCCGCCGCTAG